The Sporosarcina ureae genome includes a region encoding these proteins:
- a CDS encoding ATP-dependent DNA helicase, producing the protein MSTKIPFELDKGQTFYESLNDWLGDTLYDDLTEKGFECRDEQIYMAFQIEKALKEKNVLLAEAGVGTGKTIAYLLPAIAYARYTGKPAVISCADETLIDQLIKEEGDIQKLSTALNMTVDVRLAKARNQYICLKRLEETSMKTNEDFVDLVEDQMPEFVHAERSLQSVYPYGERSDYPYLADDEWEMINYHPIMQCAACDIRNRCGQTIHRNHYREAADLIICSHDFYMEHLWTKESRVRQGQLPLLPEVSMVVFDEGHLLEYSAQRALTYEVQEQTIINLLERIMVDGIRENTLQLMEQLLETHELFFKQLKSNATQNDNERLTIEKNPEMMKLAKTAVALSNELLEEFVFEGELYVIPEYDLKIVEEYLEQYIYSMELFAGDNDAVDWLENRREDSTLLIMPRLVTSILKEKLFTGTMPIIFSSATLSVEKSFDYLAYSLGIVDYQSFSIASPFDYENVMKIHLEQGKTEENIARLSELLEEEEQTLVLFNSKQSMMEAYDQLPLEQSVMVTYEGERSLSSLVKDFQQRKVSVFFSYHLWEGLDLPNDALTRVIIFDLPFPPHDPLFQARREYAEDPFDEVELPFMLLRLRQGIGRLIRTSDDHGSIHLFVKPENIELLPVIERVLPVPFS; encoded by the coding sequence GGGATACGTTATATGATGATTTAACAGAAAAAGGATTCGAATGCCGGGATGAACAAATTTATATGGCATTTCAAATAGAAAAAGCGCTGAAAGAAAAGAACGTCTTACTTGCAGAGGCAGGAGTAGGTACCGGAAAAACGATTGCGTACTTATTGCCGGCTATTGCGTATGCGCGTTATACAGGGAAGCCTGCCGTGATTTCTTGTGCGGATGAAACATTGATTGATCAATTGATCAAAGAAGAAGGCGATATTCAGAAATTGAGTACGGCACTTAATATGACCGTGGACGTCCGTTTGGCGAAAGCACGTAATCAGTATATCTGTCTAAAACGTTTGGAAGAGACTAGTATGAAGACGAACGAAGATTTTGTTGATTTGGTGGAAGATCAGATGCCGGAGTTCGTGCATGCGGAGCGTTCATTGCAATCGGTATATCCGTATGGCGAGCGTTCAGATTATCCGTATTTGGCTGACGACGAGTGGGAGATGATCAATTACCACCCGATCATGCAATGTGCGGCTTGTGATATTCGTAATCGTTGCGGTCAAACGATTCACCGTAATCATTATCGTGAAGCTGCAGACTTGATCATTTGCTCACATGACTTCTATATGGAACATTTGTGGACGAAAGAATCTCGTGTTAGACAAGGTCAATTGCCTTTATTGCCAGAAGTATCGATGGTCGTCTTTGATGAAGGACATTTACTGGAGTATTCCGCTCAGCGTGCGTTGACATATGAAGTGCAAGAACAAACGATTATCAACTTACTTGAACGGATTATGGTGGATGGCATCCGAGAGAACACTTTGCAGTTAATGGAGCAATTGCTTGAGACGCATGAACTGTTTTTCAAACAGTTGAAAAGTAATGCTACGCAAAATGACAATGAACGGTTAACGATCGAAAAGAATCCGGAGATGATGAAGCTAGCTAAAACAGCTGTCGCATTATCCAATGAACTTCTTGAAGAATTTGTTTTTGAAGGCGAATTATATGTCATTCCTGAATATGACTTGAAAATTGTCGAGGAGTATTTGGAGCAGTACATTTATTCAATGGAGCTATTTGCAGGCGACAATGACGCAGTAGATTGGCTTGAAAATCGTCGTGAAGATAGTACGCTGCTCATTATGCCGCGACTGGTCACGTCCATTTTAAAAGAAAAATTATTTACAGGCACGATGCCCATTATCTTCTCCTCTGCTACATTGTCAGTTGAGAAATCATTTGATTATTTAGCATACAGTTTAGGGATCGTAGATTATCAATCATTTTCTATCGCATCGCCATTCGACTATGAAAATGTCATGAAAATTCATTTGGAACAAGGGAAGACGGAAGAGAATATTGCACGCCTTTCTGAGTTATTGGAAGAAGAGGAACAGACATTGGTATTGTTCAATTCCAAGCAATCAATGATGGAAGCATACGATCAATTACCGCTTGAACAAAGCGTCATGGTGACATATGAAGGGGAGCGTTCATTATCTTCATTAGTGAAAGACTTCCAGCAACGTAAAGTATCTGTCTTCTTCTCGTATCATTTGTGGGAAGGTCTGGATTTACCGAACGACGCGTTGACTCGTGTCATCATCTTCGATTTGCCGTTTCCACCGCATGATCCATTATTCCAAGCTAGAAGGGAATATGCGGAAGATCCGTTTGATGAAGTGGAACTACCGTTTATGCTGTTGCGTTTGCGACAGGGAATTGGTCGTTTGATTCGAACGAGCGATGATCACGGTTCGATTCATTTATTTGTCAAGCCGGAGAATATAGAATTACTGCCGGTTATTGAACGGGTGCTACCTGTACCGTTCTCGTAA
- a CDS encoding chemotaxis protein CheX: MDTATNVQKVLNATIASLTTVIPLKFQVLSPALIQQPYEQREISVLIGLIGNIKGRLIVEPTQSIVSEIGLAMFGMQIEGEMAESFTGELGNMIAGNLCMVLEKEDLTLDISPPTVMTGQTKFYGFKQAFKIPVKFEDDQILNLLLTIDEER; the protein is encoded by the coding sequence ATGGATACAGCAACAAATGTACAAAAAGTGTTAAATGCAACGATTGCTTCCCTTACTACTGTAATTCCATTAAAATTCCAAGTACTTTCCCCTGCCCTTATACAGCAACCTTATGAACAACGTGAAATCAGTGTATTGATTGGTTTAATTGGGAATATTAAAGGCCGTTTAATTGTAGAACCTACACAATCCATTGTCAGTGAAATTGGTCTAGCTATGTTCGGTATGCAAATCGAAGGAGAAATGGCTGAGTCATTCACTGGAGAACTCGGAAATATGATTGCAGGAAATCTCTGTATGGTTTTAGAAAAAGAAGACCTGACGTTGGATATTTCGCCGCCTACAGTCATGACAGGGCAAACTAAATTTTACGGCTTTAAGCAAGCGTTTAAAATTCCCGTAAAATTTGAAGATGATCAGATTTTGAACTTGTTGCTCACCATTGACGAAGAACGATAA